The Leishmania braziliensis MHOM/BR/75/M2904 complete genome, chromosome 9 DNA window CGTCGCGTGTTGGTGCTCAATGACCCATGCCATGAGAACAGCGCCGAAGATACGAGGAAGGTGGTTGGAGAGGGTAgtggcgtgcgcgtgcggctCTAACAGGGTGTACTTTGTAATGTCCACCGAGCACGTCGACGGCAAGCGCAAGGGGCGCGACTGTGGCGCACGACACTTTGGGTTTGCCTCCTCGTCGGCCTGGGCTTCTTCTGCCGCCGGCGTGTCCGCGTCACGCGCCTCGTTCTTTAGGGAAGTTCTATCATGGGTCACCGCTTGTCGACTGCGCGGCGAACCCGTGGAGGTCCTTCGCTTCAGCACGGTGGAGCGACACCCCCGGCAAAAGCcgtcgcgctgcttctcGAAGACGACATCCATAGTCCGACCAATTTCATAGAGAACTTGCATTATGTATCCCATTGCCGTCGCCAACGCCGGGGCCGCCATGACGCTTGTCTCAGCGTTCGCTGCCGATTCTGGTTGCTCTGTTAGTGGTTGCTTCCGCAGGGCGCGTGactgcacctccgccaagGTGCCGTGCTCCAGGAGCAAGAGGGATTCATCCGTCCCATTCACCACCCGGCACGCCGACAGCATCTCCCGCAGCGCGCCCTTCTGCCGCAGGCGATCCGGTGGTGTATCAAacgcgatggcgccgcgccACGTCTCCCAGAGCTCCGTGGTTATCCCTAGCGCCTCCGTGATGGCGTTGGTGGGCAGGGTGGGCATTGAGGTGGATGAATccgttgctgctgatgcgggTAGTCGCAGAAGGCAGGACAGGACTACCCGCATGGCATGCAACCACAACCACGTGTTCCGTGAGATGCAGTGGCCGATAAAATCCGGCGTGGGGTAGTGCTGCGAGTCCGTCGGTGCGTTGGGGTTCTTGCAGATGTAGCCACTAATGGCCAGACTGCCGGCGAGCTGCACAAAGGCGCGCCACGCGAGTCGGTTCAACACCAGTGTGTAacacgctgcaggagacacagacagacacgaCTGCAGCGCGGTCACACTCGCCAGCGAGACGGACGTAGCCTGATGGGCGATAAAGAGTAGCCCGTCGCGCGAAAGCGCCGCCGTACTCGTCACCGGGTTCACAGAGGTACCACCGACGGTGTCACGTGCGAGCCATAACGCGTAGAGTAACGAGCTCAGCTCTCTGTGTAGCACTGTGTTCGTTGCCGCCTTGTAGGGCAGGTGGGCAGGCGTCATCAAGTGGCGAATCACGTCGGGGTTCGTTAGCACCTGTGTTTGGTACTGTGACAGGCACTCATTGTCCTCaatgcgtgcctgtgtgttgATGTACTCAGCATACGTCGCCATGAGCCCGCCGACCGGGAAGCGAAACGTGGCGTCGCTTAGGCAGTGGCCGACACACCGAAGAAGGTCATTGAGCCACGGCGCGGATCGGCTGATCGCATTCACCGGCTTCTCATGGGCCGTGACAGGCTGAGATGCCTCGTGAAGGAACACCATGTGCACACAGGTGAAGTtgggcggcagcgcgtcAAGGACGGGATCCGTCATCAAGGAGGCTGTGCTGGTCTTATCGCCTGCTTCTTCCTCGTTGTtgtgcgtggcggtggcagctaCGCCTGGACCGCCGCTCATCGCCATTCGCACCGGCTCTGCCCAGAGCTGTGCCACGAGGTGTTTAGCCACATCACTGGCCTGGATAATCTCCCATAGCCGTCGAGTCACCTCTAACATCCACTCCTCCAGCCAGTCGAACTTGTCTGACATGCGAGCCACATCGTTCAGCAGCGCAGTTTCCGCGTCGCTAGCGTGTGCAGTGGCTGCATTACCTGCGGCACTAGTGCAGCTCCGAGTTGTAGTGCCGAGGTcagtgctgctcgccgccCTCAGCTGGCTTTCCGCTCGCGACTGCGCTTTCTTCCACACCACCTGCAGACGCGTGTGCTGCAGGAGTGTAACGGCAATAAACTGAATAATTCCACGCAGCACCGGCACCACCCACATCCGATCCTCTTCTGCCATGAAGTCGAGGGGGCTGGACACGCTGTTCCGGTCATccagtgctgcggctgctgcagcggcgcgatgACGGCTACAGAAAGACTCCGGGTTCCACGCGGTTGGGTCGCCACAGTCGCACATGCCACCACCGGAGCTCTGTGTGATACGGTAGTGATGGTTGACACACGGGGAGTGGCGGAAGCAATCCATGCACATCACACACGTGGAGTCGGCACCGCAGTCGAGGCAGCGCACCACCATTTCCTGCTCTCCACAGAAGTGTCCACAGACCGGCGAGGCTGCTACGTCACTGTTCGGTGGGATGAGGGTGGTCAGCAGACACTTGCCATCGACGCAATCCGAGGTCAAGAGGACTAGCCACGCTAGCACCGGGCTGTGTACTCGCACACTGCATAATTGTGCAACAAACTGGAGTGACTGGAGCTGCTCGATGCCCGCCACTATGATTGCTTGGAGTTTCTCTGGATGGCGACGCAGCACGCTGGTGTAGGAGGAGTGCGCCACATGCCGTAGAATGGACGCCGTGCTGGTGCCTAAGATGTCTGCAATGAGATCCATGCGCAGCGCATTTTCTTTACGAATGTTCTCTGCAATAAGTTCATCTGTGATGTACTTGTCGACGATGGTGACCAACTCTGACTTCTCGCACCCGCTCGGTACGTCGATCTCGCGCTGCCGTGCGTACTCGAGAAGCTGCTTGATGCTCCACGTCGACGGGATGTCGGGGTTGTAGACCATGACGTGATGCCTGAAGAAACTGCttcgtggtggcggtggtagtaaaggggagggggaagaagaagggaaTCACGCACGTTCGGCGGTGTGAGACACGCAACCAAAATCGAAAAAAGCAACCAAAAGCGCGCACAGCGGGAAAATGGGGATCGCAGAGGCCCCTATTCGTGACTGGCGCGTccgtcgccctctcccttgaTTGCTATCAGAGGCGATAATCGTGTCAGAGGCGCGTGAGCGTGTGCGGGGATGAAAAGTGGGGGTGGCGAGGCtaaaagaaaggaaacgcaggaaacgaaaagggaggcgagcaagagagagagagagaggaaatgtggtggtggtgacagtGACGATGGCGTGAGTGACCGAAGTTCGACAGCAACAGGAAacaaagggaggaggcgaggggggaggagagagagagtgagaggtgGAGTTTTGGCCGACGTCCATCAGACAAGAATGCGCCCGCCGGCGCGCGCTCTCTATCTGTTTTGTATgtacgtgcgtgtctgcgtatCAGCGGTGTACCCGTGAAGATGGGAGTGTCTATGAGAACTCCCGTCCTCCTACGtaactgtgtgtgtgtgcgcgacGGAGTCACTCTCCAACTGAGGTGCCCGTGAGCCTTTCTTATTTGCCCTTgtgcagtgcgtgtgtgccagTCTGTTTCTCTGGGTATATatatctatatatatatatatagataGATAGATAGATAGATAGATATTTGCGCCTGATACGGTGTGGTGTGCTGCGTTGATGACGTTGGGGTGACTGACTAGAGGCACACGGATGCACGTGAAACTAACAAGAGAGGGatagggagaagagaggtaCTCCGCTTCACGTGTGCATTGTGCCTCTGTCCGGGGAGACGGTATGCCTGCGCCTGCCCGGGGTCCCAGACGCTCCGCATACGCTGCCACAAACGACTCTGCACCGCCCACGCCCATCCCCAACTCATTACAGACAAGAGCGCGAAGTGTGGCACAAAAAAGGCGGCTAACGAAAGTTGAGtcgctgagagagagaggccacagtgctgctgaggtcgataagggggaggggggcctcGTCAGGNNNNNNNNNNNNNNNNNNNNNNNNNNNNNNNNNNNNNNNNNNNNNNNNNNNNNNNNNNNNNNNNNNNNNNNNNNNNNNNNNNNNNNNNNNNNNNNNNNNNcccccccccacacacagagggaacaacagaaacacacacacacacacgcgtacatATGGACGTCAGCAGATGCGTTGTGACTTCCCTTTACGACTCCTTCTCTATGGCGGAAGGCTACTCATGGGGCTTGCGCAGGCTCATCATCATCTTGTACTCATTCACATACATGCGCTTCGCGTCCAGCGAGCTGATCCCCTTCAGCTTCGACCAGGCGTCCCACTTCGCCTTCCCGGCAAAGTCGAAGATGCCAGGGGGGTTCGTATTCACATCACCGATCGTTGCCTGCTTGAAGAGGGCGTAGAACTTGAGTTTCACTTCATTGCTCTCCTTttcggccgccgcggcaaaggcgtgctgcgcggcagcgaACTCCTGGTCAGTGGAGGAGACCGGAAGGGCCTCGCCCACGTGCACCGACGTGCCAGCAGTCGGGGTGCCGATCTCCATGTCGTTGGTGCCGTTCGGGAACAGGACACGTCGCAGCGCCGGCAGGGGCTCCTGGCCTCTCTCGAGTCGCTCAGCGAGGGTGTGGTACACCCGTTGCACGATGTCCACCGTCTCGTTCGCGTCATCGCTGAAGAGGTCCTCGGTGCTCGCGGTATGCTGGTGATGCGATGCGGTCGTGGGGGTCAGGGGTGGGGACGTGCCGTCCGTGGTGAGGGAGCtctctgcgccgctgttcGGGATGTGTTGTGACCGTtcctgccgctcctgctgtAGTATCTGCGATGATGCGCTACTGTAGCTGAGGTTGCCCCGGTGCGACGTGCGGTCATGAAGGCTTGCGAGGAAGTTCTTCCACATAAGCAGCCAgccctgcagcgccgtcaggGATTCCGTCTTGGTTGCACCGGAGGGCcacagcgacgaggacgggGTAGCGCTGCTTCCCGTTGTCTTGATTGAATGACCCCCCTCGGCCCCATGCACCTTCCAggcctcctctgctgccgccgcgaccTGCTCGACGACGGCGTAGTATAGTAGTTCGACTCGGGAGCGGAACTTAACGGGTCGGGGCCCTCCTCTTCCGATGCCATCCGCATGATCAGAGTCGTCCGTCTCGGTGTTGTCGCCGTCAGTATTGGCAACCCGGTGGCACCCAGCATCTAGCCACAGATCTCTGAAGCGCTCCGCATGCGTGCTCGGACTACCCATCACGTaggtgcgcagcggcgacgaacGACCGGGTACATCGaccagcagcgtctccacCTTGCGCCGAAGCATTCGCAACATGGCCGGTTCCTGTACCAGTGCAGCCGCCATGGTGCCGGACACCAATACCGAGATGAACACCCCAGAGAAACCGTGaggggaggtgaaggagaagtAGCCGCCCTCTTCCACAAAGTCCATGTAGTCTTCCAAGGAGCACTCCTGCGAGAGCAGCTTTGTGATGGTGATAAGGTGGCCGGACCAGATGGTGGAGTCTAGCTTCTGTGCAGCCGCCCGCGACTCTTGCAGCTGCCGGATGGTGGTCATCATCAATCGGTTCTCGTTTGAGATGCTCACCgcacggcgacgacgaccagAGCCGCTGCTTTCCTCGACTACCTCACGATACCCAATCCAGACGGCGACGAACATCAGGCGATGTACGTTCTGCGGCGGACAGCTCCACCAGAACGGCTCCGGTGACAGCGTGTGCGAATGACGCCCAACGTTACCCTTACATGAGGCACCCGCAATGGTGTGAGCGCTAGTGTCTCCTCCCAGCGAGAGGAAGCTGGAAGagcagcacggcgccgcTCCGATGAAGGGCGAGGATGGGTTGCGACTGGAGATTTgtggcggcgtcgcgctGGTGAGAGCCGCCACGCCCGCTGCGTTCAGCTGCGCCTCATTCACGCTTCTGCCGCCAGCGCTTCGATCGGTGAGCAACGTCTGTCCGCGGAGAACGGGGGCTAAACAGCCATCGAAGGTGTCCATCACCTTGGCCAGTAACGCAAGGTCGCCGTGGTTGCACACCTCGAAAACTGTGTCACCATCCATTAGCAGCGGTGGGTGCTGGGGCAACATGCTAAGGCTCTTGCAGTAGTTGTGCAGAAAGTCGACCGCAGACTCCGGCACCACCGGCGTGGCAGACTCCCCACTCGCCTTGTGACGGTGGTTGTGGTGCTGCGAGGACAAGGACGCGGTCGTCGTCGTGCACTGCGCGCGCCGTTTAATCTCGAGGACGacgctctgcagcagcggacgcATCACCACGAGGATGTTGCGCAGACAGTACTCCTCGCCCTTGTCCTCGAAGagagcctcttcctctcgcaGGAGAGCGTCGTTGTGCTTACATAGGTTCTGCAGAAGCATGCTTTCACCGACAGCGgtgtcggtgctgcagtgaCATCCACCAACAACGGCGCCCTCGATAGCCACAGGGCTACCGCTGATGGGTTCGACCTGCGGAGACGCCGCTCGAACTGGGCTCAGCGGGCAGCTCTTGCGAGCTGCAGccgaggagaagaggcggatGCGACCGTCAAAGTAGCCAAGCAGGACCACCGCACCGCCCAGCTCTCGACGCACCTGGCACTCAAGAATTGGGGTGACAGCGATCGGCGAAATCGAAGCAGTGCTAGCGTCTCCAGGAGGATGGAGAGCACCATCGCCGGacgccggtgctgcaggcagtGAGTCCGGCCTATTCACTGTGCTTGGAGTGTTCGCGATGAGCGTCATCGCATCTAAGGCATGCTCCATGTGGAACTGCAGAAGTGCCTGCGCAGCTGACTTGTTGGCCGTCATGAGTGCCACGTGCAGCGGGTACCATAGGTCCACGGCGCAGTCCACGTTGCGTTGTGTCTCTTCAGGAATTGCCATGGGATCGTCCATGAGActcacctccaccagcacAGCACGGTAGGCGTTCTCGGCGGCGATGTCGATGCAGGCCTCCTGCACATGCTTCTGCATAGCTTGCACGCGCGCCTTGATGTAGCCGGCCCCGTCCATGGGGTCGATACCGTTGTCATCGAGTACTCGGAAGGTCACGGGCTCGCCCTGGTGTACGGCAGTGTACCAGTACTTGTTGTCCTCAGTGGGCTTGCGCAAGACTGTGAACTCGgcctgcacagcagcgccctTGGCGGCTCCTCCACGCATCATGATGCCGGGGGAAATACTGCGGTGAGGGGTAGAGCGGAGCCAAGGCGCCAGGGAGGCAAGTGGGAAAGCGGTAGATGAGCAAGGAGAGGAcgcgaagaggaggtgggggtggggagagctGAGAGGCAGACCTGAATGAAAGCGATtgcagagagcgagcgatctggagcgaaggagggggtggggtggggagagcttgaggtggaggcggagacgGAGGCGCTGGTTGAGAGGCGCGACAGGACTAGACACACTGCGGTACACACGGGCGCACGCACAAGACACGCGCAACGAGTCAATAAACGAGCAAACGAAGAAAGCACGGAAAAGCACCGAATTTGTGTGTACCGCGAAAAGGGCGAaggcccacacacacacacacacacacacggagagagagggagagactgACGCTGACAGGACGGGGACGCGGTATGGGGCAGAGGAGGGTGTGACGCGGTGcgccaagaagagagaggagagggcgtgGAATGTGGTGGCTATAGGGCCAGTGGGGCTGGAGAGCGTGTATGaatgtgagagagagggagggagggaaagagcgagggagTTGACGAGaacaacagcgacagcgacgcaaAGACGAGACGCGTTACCGCACTTCAGTGGCgtgagagaaaggaaagaggacAGGAGAGGAAACATACGCAGACTTGGACCTCAAATGATGACGTGATCGCATGCAAGCGTCTTGTGCACACCCTTGCAACGGCCCTCCCAGTGCGATAGCCCCCTTCAAGCccttgtgtgtatgtatgtgcgACTGACGAACAGGTCATGCCGTCAACACACATGATCAAGCAGCGTGAGAGAAgatgagagcgagagagaaatagaaacggtagagagagagagtcccGATGCCTCACAGCTCCCAGTGCGGCGAGTTCGAGGTTATTGCTGAAAGTGAGCAgatgaagaaaagagagtTGTGCACGTGATAGACTCGCGCGGCGTGTGGGCAGACGCATCACATCACTCGTCATTACGACTGCGCTTTCCTTGGATGGATCGAGGTGACAGGGCtaagggaagagagaggctcATGCTTGCTGCCGCCTGTTGTTGCGTTGAGGAGGGGGACGTGCTTGTACATTTGTGTGCTCGCTGCTCTCACGTCGgattcttctcttccctctccttaGCTCGCGTGCCTcaagccaaaaaaaaaaaagcaaagtTCCGTTGAATTTTGTCTTGGTATGGCTCCACTGATTGAGTAGGTCCTTAGCGCATGTGTATGATGGGGAGAatgggaggggaaggggactCAGAActgagagacacacacacacacacgtagacacacacgcactgcggGCCCACATACGAAAGAAAATAGGGGTGACACACTCATGTGACTGAGGGAAATCACAAAGCTGATAGTGTCCAGGGTCGACCGCGAGTGCTCACCGGCAAACACTCCAAGAGACAGCTTGTGCCTGCgcatcactgctgctgctgctgctccaccacATAGCGTGAGATGCGCTGCATCCACTCGTGCAAGCCGGGGCTGTAGAAGCGAAGGGATGTGGTTCTACTGTGACCACTGcagtcgccgtcgctgttagtgctgccaccaccatcaccgccagcGTCGTGGTCAGCATCCTTCACATGTACGTTGAGAGCCGCGTCGCCTACGAGCCATTCTTCGAGGAAGCTAATCACGTCATTGGAGAGGGCGCACCGCGGAAGAAGCCGCTGCACATCGGCCTCGGTGCGCGCCTCGTCCAGCATGGCCCCTGCGGCCGTGGGGCTCAGCGAGGATGCACACGCTGCGCTCACGATGGTCTCCAACAGCTCCATCAGCAGGCTTGATTTGGCTTCGTCGAGATCTTCCTCAAGCTTCTGGAGCCTTCGGCAACGCTCGGCAACCTGTCGAGCCCGCGCTGCGTCTGCGAGATCATCATGGGCGACTTGAGTCCCGGTTTGCAGCCCATCCGCGCCCCCTGCACCGGTGGCAGCGTTCCCATGCCCACCGATGCTATTGCCGTATGAGGGGTGGCGGCTCGAGGCGCACGCCTTGTTCGCGGTCTTGCGCCCTGAAGAGGTTGAGGGGctcgtcgctgcgccgccattCGCCGTGGCCGCCGATCCCGGCGAGGATGTCCCTCCAGggtagctgctgctgaagcccGCCCGCGCACCGCTGTCTCCTGTTCCTCCTTGCGGGGTAGACGGGggcacaccgctgccacctgGAGCCATGCCCcccacgccaccgccaccactgctgacTGCCAAGACACGTGACCGCAGGGCTGAGTGGGCTTGTGCAACAGCGGCCGCCAAGGCACCGCGTGCTACAGCCGCGTGATCGTTCGCCGCATCGCtttcgacgctgctgccactgacAGCGGGCCAGGTGGCGACAGAGCTGTGATCgtccttcttcttcgcacCATGAGCCTCCACTGCTGTCGTTGCCGCAGCACCAGTCCCAATAGCGCTGCTCACTGCGTCCTCCGTGCGCTTGCTGTTGCCCCCACCGTTCTTACGAACTGAAGGGCCTTCGCCTGAACCGCCTGCGGTGCCTTCTTCGGCCTCCACCCGGTCCATGCACACTCGCACTGCGCGAAGGTGTCGACGCAGGGTACGTacggcgctgccggagaCCTCGAGAGAGATGCACGTCCatcgcagcggcaccggaTCATATGGTCGTGCCGCACCGTCGTTCTTGTGGTGCAATGCTGCGTTCgacgcaccaccgctgcctgcgGTAGTCAAcgctgcagcggaggtgctgaAGCTGATCCCCCGCCTCAGTTTGCGCATGCCGCGCGTGGCAGGCGCAGCGGGAGCACCCGGAGACGGCAGAGATGGCGTCTTGACATCGCCGTCAGCGTTCTGCTTAGATGACTCACGTTGTTGTTGGTATTGTTGGATGAAATCCAGTAATCCCCAGTTTGTCGACGGCACGAGCACTTCACGCGTAGAGGTGGCTGCGCTTGCGATGATGGACGGCCACCAAGCGCCGCCTGTGCCATGATTCGCACCGCCTATAATACTTCCGCtaggcagcgctgcttgaCCGCCTGTGCGGAGAGTGTGACTGGCTGTTGTCCCTGTCCCAGTGCCAGCGGCAAGCTGCCGTGATATGTTACGCTGACGAGAGGTGGTCATACCAGAGGAGCTCGTCGATGCGGTGGACGTCGCGGCGAGGATGTGGCTTGGCGGCAGCAGGACGCAGCTGTCAAGAGACGCTACCACCGAGCCGGGCAGCAGAGTCGGCGGTGCAGTAGCCACCTCCGCATCCTGCAGAGGTGACACGCACAGGTACAGGTGCCAGCGCGCCTCATGTGCGCCGCTCCTGAGGGACGTCCGCACTTGCAAGGCCTTTGTTCGGCTGCT harbors:
- a CDS encoding putative acyl-CoA binding protein, whose amino-acid sequence is MFPLLSSFLSLTPLKCGNASRLCVAVAVVLVNSLALSLPPSLSHSYTLSSPTGPIATTFHALSSLFLAHRVTPSSAPYRVPVLSASVSPSLSVCVCVCVWAFALFAVHTNSVLFRAFFVCSFIDSLRVSCACARVYRSVSSPVAPLNQRLRLRLHLKLSPPHPLLRSRSLALCNRFHSGLPLSSPHPHLLFASSPCSSTAFPLASLAPWLRSTPHRSISPGIMMRGGAAKGAAVQAEFTVLRKPTEDNKYWYTAVHQGEPVTFRVLDDNGIDPMDGAGYIKARVQAMQKHVQEACIDIAAENAYRAVLVEVSLMDDPMAIPEETQRNVDCAVDLWYPLHVALMTANKSAAQALLQFHMEHALDAMTLIANTPSTVNRPDSLPAAPASGDGALHPPGDASTASISPIAVTPILECQVRRELGGAVVLLGYFDGRIRLFSSAAARKSCPLSPVRAASPQVEPISGSPVAIEGAVVGGCHCSTDTAVGESMLLQNLCKHNDALLREEEALFEDKGEEYCLRNILVVMRPLLQSVVLEIKRRAQCTTTTASLSSQHHNHRHKASGESATPVVPESAVDFLHNYCKSLSMLPQHPPLLMDGDTVFEVCNHGDLALLAKVMDTFDGCLAPVLRGQTLLTDRSAGGRSVNEAQLNAAGVAALTSATPPQISSRNPSSPFIGAAPCCSSSFLSLGGDTSAHTIAGASCKGNVGRHSHTLSPEPFWWSCPPQNVHRLMFVAVWIGYREVVEESSGSGRRRRAVSISNENRLMMTTIRQLQESRAAAQKLDSTIWSGHLITITKLLSQECSLEDYMDFVEEGGYFSFTSPHGFSGVFISVLVSGTMAAALVQEPAMLRMLRRKVETLLVDVPGRSSPLRTYVMGSPSTHAERFRDLWLDAGCHRVANTDGDNTETDDSDHADGIGRGGPRPVKFRSRVELLYYAVVEQVAAAAEEAWKVHGAEGGHSIKTTGSSATPSSSLWPSGATKTESLTALQGWLLMWKNFLASLHDRTSHRGNLSYSSASSQILQQERQERSQHIPNSGAESSLTTDGTSPPLTPTTASHHQHTASTEDLFSDDANETVDIVQRVYHTLAERLERGQEPLPALRRVLFPNGTNDMEIGTPTAGTSVHVGEALPVSSTDQEFAAAQHAFAAAAEKESNEVKLKFYALFKQATIGDVNTNPPGIFDFAGKAKWDAWSKLKGISSLDAKRMYVNEYKMMMSLRKPHE